One window of the Canis aureus isolate CA01 chromosome 1, VMU_Caureus_v.1.0, whole genome shotgun sequence genome contains the following:
- the TBPL1 gene encoding TATA box-binding protein-like 1: MDADSDVALDILITNVVCVFRTRCHLNLRKIALEGANVIYKRDVGKVLMKLRKPRITATIWSSGKIICTGATSEEEAKFGARRLARSLQKLGFQVIFTDFKVVNVLAVCNMPFEIRLPEFTKNNRPHASYEPELHPAVCYRIKSLRATLQIFSTGSITVTGPNVKAVATAVEQIYPFVFESRKEIL; encoded by the exons ATGGATGCAGACAGTGATGTTGCATTGGACATTCTAATTACAAATGTAGTCTGTGTTTTTAGAACAAGATGCCATTTGAACTTAAGGAAGATTGCTTTGGAAGGAGCAAATGTAATTTATAAACGTGATGTTGGA AAAGTATTAATGAAGCTTAGAAAACCTAGAATTACAGCTACAATTTGGTCCTCAGGAAAAATTATTTGCACTGGAGCAACAAG TGAAGAAGAAGCTAAATTTGGTGCCAGACGTTTAGCTCGCAGCCTGCAGAAATTAGGTTTTcag GTAATATTTACAGATTTTAAGGTCGTTAACGTTTTGGCAGTGTGTAACATGCCGTTTGAAATTCGTTTGCCAGAATTCACAAAGAACAATAGACCTCATGCCAG ttatGAACCTGAACTTCATCCTGCTGTGTGCTATCGGATAAAATCTCTAAGAGCTACATTACAGATTTTTTCAACAGGGAGTATCACAGTAACAG GGCCCAACGTAAAGGCTGTTGCTACCGCTGTGGAACAGATCTACCCATTTGTGtttgaaagcaggaaagaaatttTATAA